Genomic DNA from Azospirillum sp. B510:
ACCCGCCTTTGTTCTTGTCCAGACCAGCTATCCGCAGCATGGCATGGGCCTTGCTCTGGTCCCAACGACGGCGCCGCATCGGCTGGTCCGATGTGCCGACGCCCAAAGGCTTCGGCCAAGATTTCGGGAGGATTTTCAAACAATGAGGCATGCGATGCACGCGAGGATGTCGCCGCACCGCTGGGTGATGTTGCTGCTCCTTCTGTCCATTCCCTTTTCGCCCTTCACGCGAAAATCCGCGGCGGCGGATGGCGAGACGCTGTTCCGCCAGCAATGCGGAACCTGCCACTCGCTAAAGAAGGACGACGGGCCACGCGCCGGGCCGCCGCTCTATGGCGTCATCGGCCGCAAGGTCGGAACCGCTGAGGGCTTCGATTATTCGGATGCGCTACGCGGCGCAGGCTTCACCTGGGACGCCGGGCATCTCGAACATTGGCTGTCCAACTCCAACCAGTTCGTTCCCGGCAGCTACATGAACTATCGGCAGGACGACGACAGTGTGCGCAAGAACATCGTCCAGTTCCTGGAGACCAAC
This window encodes:
- a CDS encoding c-type cytochrome is translated as MHARMSPHRWVMLLLLLSIPFSPFTRKSAAADGETLFRQQCGTCHSLKKDDGPRAGPPLYGVIGRKVGTAEGFDYSDALRGAGFTWDAGHLEHWLSNSNQFVPGSYMNYRQDDDSVRKNIVQFLETNAKR